A genomic window from Streptomyces sp. NBC_00234 includes:
- a CDS encoding TetR/AcrR family transcriptional regulator: protein MTPDAPAPRRRGRPSRTTETTGPDARTRILEAARTEFAGRGYDKTSIRGIAKAAGVDAALVHHYFGTKDEVFAAAIEVSFEPALVIPAVLDGSPDELGERLARYFISIWENPATRAPLLAIIRSALTHEAAAKVLRGFVLRRLLERIAGELDVPDPTFRAELAASHMIGIAILRYVIQAEPLASADPEKIIAMVAPTLQRYLTER from the coding sequence ATGACGCCGGACGCCCCCGCTCCCCGTCGCCGGGGCCGTCCCTCCCGTACGACGGAGACGACCGGCCCCGACGCCCGCACCCGCATCCTCGAAGCCGCCCGCACCGAGTTCGCCGGGCGCGGCTACGACAAGACGTCGATCCGGGGCATCGCCAAGGCGGCGGGTGTGGACGCCGCGCTGGTCCACCACTACTTCGGTACGAAGGACGAGGTCTTCGCGGCGGCCATCGAGGTCTCCTTCGAGCCGGCCCTGGTGATCCCCGCCGTCCTCGACGGCTCCCCGGACGAGCTGGGGGAGCGGCTGGCCCGCTACTTCATCTCCATTTGGGAGAATCCGGCGACCAGAGCCCCGCTCCTGGCGATCATCCGCTCCGCCCTCACCCACGAGGCGGCGGCGAAGGTGCTGCGCGGCTTCGTGCTGCGGCGGCTGCTGGAGCGGATCGCGGGGGAGCTGGACGTACCCGATCCGACCTTCCGCGCGGAGCTGGCCGCCTCGCACATGATCGGCATCGCGATCCTGCGGTACGTGATCCAGGCGGAGCCGCTGGCCTCGGCGGACCCGGAGAAGATCATCGCGATGGTGGCGCCGACGCTCCAGAGGTACCTGACCGAGCGCTGA
- a CDS encoding sugar phosphate isomerase/epimerase family protein: protein MVRVPDAKVALSTASVYPESTATAFEIAARLGYDGVEIMVWTDPVSQDIEALRRLSDYHQVPILAVHAPCLLITQRVWSTDPWVKLQRARAAAEKLGASTVVVHPPFRWQRNYARDFVTGIWRMADETDVRFAVENMYPWRYRDREMLAYAPDWDVTNDDYRHFTVDLSHTATARTDGLAMVDRMGDRLAHVHLADGKGSSKDEHLVPGRGDQPCAELLERLARTSFDGHVVIEVNTRRAMSSAEREADLAEALAFTRLHLAASAQAPRP, encoded by the coding sequence GTGGTGCGCGTTCCGGATGCGAAGGTCGCCCTGTCGACTGCTTCGGTCTATCCGGAGTCGACGGCGACGGCCTTCGAGATCGCCGCGCGTCTGGGCTACGACGGTGTCGAGATCATGGTCTGGACCGATCCGGTCAGCCAGGACATCGAGGCGTTGAGGCGGCTCTCGGACTACCACCAGGTGCCGATCCTGGCGGTGCACGCCCCCTGCCTCCTCATCACGCAGCGGGTCTGGTCCACCGACCCGTGGGTGAAGCTCCAGCGGGCGAGGGCCGCGGCGGAGAAGCTCGGGGCGTCGACCGTCGTCGTGCACCCGCCGTTCCGTTGGCAGCGCAACTACGCGCGGGACTTCGTCACCGGCATCTGGCGCATGGCCGACGAGACGGACGTCCGGTTCGCCGTCGAGAACATGTACCCGTGGCGCTACCGGGACCGCGAGATGCTCGCGTACGCCCCCGACTGGGACGTCACCAACGACGACTACCGGCATTTCACGGTCGACCTCTCGCACACCGCGACCGCCCGCACCGACGGGCTGGCCATGGTCGACCGGATGGGCGACCGGCTCGCCCACGTCCACCTCGCCGACGGCAAGGGGTCGAGCAAGGACGAGCACCTGGTGCCGGGCCGCGGTGACCAGCCCTGCGCGGAGCTGCTGGAGCGGCTGGCCCGTACCTCCTTCGACGGCCATGTCGTCATCGAGGTCAACACCCGTCGCGCCATGTCCTCCGCCGAACGTGAGGCCGACCTCGCGGAGGCGCTGGCCTTCACCCGGCTGCATCTGGCGGCGTCCGCGCAGGCCCCCCGCCCATGA
- a CDS encoding Ppx/GppA phosphatase family protein → MRLGVLDVGSNTVHLLVVDAHPGARPLPAHSHKAELRLAELLDADGAIGPVGVERLVSTIAGALQAAEDKGCEDVLPFATSAVREATNADKVLARVREETGVDLAVLSGEEEARLTFLAARRWFGWSAGKLLVLDIGGGSLEVAFGIDEEPDAAVSLPLGAGRLTAAWLPSDPADPLEVKALRRHVRARIARSVGEFTRFGRPDHVVGTSKTFKQLARIAGAARSTEGLYVQRVLTRKALEEWVPKLAAMTVEQRGRLPGVSEGRSAQLLAGALVAEGAMDLLGVEELEICPWALREGVILRRLDHLPAERAALH, encoded by the coding sequence ATGAGACTCGGAGTCCTCGACGTGGGGTCGAACACGGTTCATCTGCTGGTGGTGGACGCCCACCCCGGCGCCCGCCCGCTGCCCGCGCATTCGCACAAGGCGGAGCTTCGGCTGGCCGAGCTCCTCGACGCGGACGGGGCGATCGGCCCGGTGGGCGTGGAGCGGCTCGTGTCGACGATCGCCGGTGCGCTCCAGGCCGCCGAGGACAAGGGCTGCGAGGATGTGCTGCCCTTCGCCACCTCCGCCGTACGGGAAGCGACCAACGCCGACAAGGTGCTGGCGCGGGTGCGGGAGGAGACCGGTGTCGACCTGGCGGTCCTCAGTGGTGAGGAGGAGGCGCGCCTCACCTTCCTCGCGGCCCGCCGCTGGTTCGGCTGGTCGGCCGGGAAGCTGCTCGTCCTGGACATCGGCGGCGGCTCGCTGGAGGTCGCGTTCGGTATCGACGAGGAGCCCGACGCCGCGGTGTCGCTGCCCCTCGGGGCCGGGCGTCTCACCGCCGCCTGGCTGCCGAGCGACCCGGCGGACCCGCTGGAGGTGAAGGCGCTGCGCCGCCATGTGCGGGCCAGGATCGCCCGCAGCGTCGGCGAGTTCACCCGCTTCGGCCGCCCCGACCATGTCGTCGGCACCTCCAAGACCTTCAAGCAGCTCGCCAGGATCGCGGGCGCGGCGCGCTCGACGGAGGGTCTGTACGTCCAGCGCGTCCTCACCCGTAAGGCCCTGGAGGAGTGGGTTCCGAAGCTGGCGGCGATGACCGTCGAGCAGCGGGGCCGCCTGCCCGGGGTCTCCGAGGGGCGTTCCGCGCAGCTGCTGGCCGGGGCGCTGGTAGCCGAGGGGGCGATGGACCTGCTCGGTGTCGAGGAGCTGGAGATCTGTCCCTGGGCGCTGCGCGAGGGTGTCATCCTGCGCCGTCTGGACCACCTCCCGGCGGAGCGGGCAGCCCTGCACTGA